A window of the Cicer arietinum cultivar CDC Frontier isolate Library 1 chromosome 6, Cicar.CDCFrontier_v2.0, whole genome shotgun sequence genome harbors these coding sequences:
- the LOC101501304 gene encoding PLASMODESMATA CALLOSE-BINDING PROTEIN 2-like, which yields MIFVNVIIVGAIQTWCVAKKDVDEQSLLNALNYACRAGANCKPIQPKGECYYPNTIQSHASYAFDSYYHINNQAYDSCDFGGTGLLIKTDPSYRGCRYPSTV from the exons ATGATTTTTGTTAATGTGATTATTGTAGGAGCAATCCAAACTTGGTGTGTGGCTAAGAAAGATGTTGACGAGCAGTCGTTGCTTAATGCTTTAAATTATGCATGTAGAGCTGGAGCAAATTGTAAGCCTATTCAGCCCAAGGGAGAATGTTATTACCCAAATACAATCCAAAGTCATGCTTCTTATGCTTTTGATAGTTACTATCACATCAATAATCAAGCTTATGACTCTTGCGATTTTGGTGGCACTGGACTCCTTATTAAAACTGATCCAA gTTATAGAGGGTGCAGATATCCATCTACTGTTTGA